Proteins from a single region of Drosophila biarmipes strain raj3 chromosome 3R, RU_DBia_V1.1, whole genome shotgun sequence:
- the LOC122818755 gene encoding uncharacterized protein LOC122818755: MLDRQIALRLLQVFLLMKGSFRGSSEGSPLSGPCGEHEERACMPCTEPKCSHQYVNEPLCVFFKKCHLGCGCKFGYIRDDNSNKCVPNYECKIPVRQLKPPII; this comes from the exons ATGTTGGATCGCCAAATTGCTTTGAGGCTTTTGCAGGTTTTTCTGCTGATGAAAGGTTCCTTTAGAGGTTCCTCTGAAGGCTCCCCCTTGAGTGGTC CTTGTGGGGAACACGAGGAGCGAGCCTGTATGCCGTGCACAGAGCCTAAATGCTCCCATCAATACGTGAATGAGCCCCTCTGTgttttcttcaaaaaatgtcaTTTAGGATGTGGCTGCAAATTCGGTTACATACGCGATGATAACAGTAATAAATGTGTTCCTAACTACGAGTGCAAAATTCCAGTGCGACAACTAAAGCCTCCGATTATATAG